In one Yarrowia lipolytica chromosome 1A, complete sequence genomic region, the following are encoded:
- a CDS encoding uncharacterized protein (Compare to YALI0A07062g, weakly similar to uniprot|O94384 Schizosaccharomyces pombe Hypothetical protein): MSDFTQKVEKKFGELVIEHYFKSEPFVYSSPLFNTIGDTRKLFPDRKNMFDRLYEDNINRESLAETQKLFPPSNYNDLVKLVRRIETDKTTETLQDDLQQNCLIYYLLLDANQEAADAYATEILLPVAYKHFMNGCYALDRADMNTAVEEITYPGTASTYPDAVVRALNAQAVAQKKRREGDQLIVRYFDETTPKCDQRESVTIYIACLARLDPMMALTYIRSLTASAQMGAFECLVKACIEERYLGGVWRLSNLPFTDREGDLLQQALDAVSTDEDLNNDILVTRALHLGQVRKAKSLINLAVAKRGGEEKWGEYEATLALY; this comes from the coding sequence ATGTCGGATTTCACAcaaaaggtggagaagaagtttGGTGAGCTCGTGATCGAGCACTACTTCAAGAGCGAGCCGTTTGTGTACTCGTCTCCGCTCTTCAACACGATTGGCGACACGCGAAAGCTGTTTCCGGACCGAAAAAACATGTTTGATCGACTCTACGAAGACAACATCAACCGGGAATCGCTAGCCGAGACGCAAAAGCTGTTTCCTCCTTCGAATTACAACGACCTCGTCAAACTTGTGCGGCGGATCGAGACCGACAAGACCACAGAAACGCTCCAGGATGACCTGCAACAAAACTGTCTAATCTACTATCTGCTTCTGGACGCCAACCAGGAGGCAGCTGACGCCTACGCGACCGAGATTCTGCTGCCTGTGGCTTACAAGCATTTCATGAACGGCTGCTACGCCCTGGATCGAGCCGACATGAACACAGCTGTGGAGGAAATCACCTATCCAGGAACAGCTTCCACTTACCCTGACGCGGTTGTGCGGGCTCTCAACGCTCAGGCCGttgcccagaagaagcgcCGCGAGGGCGACCAGCTCATTGTGCGGTACTTTGACGAGACCACACCGAAATGTGACCAGCGAGAGTCCGTGACCATCTACATCGCCTGCCTGGCGCGTCTGGACCCCATGATGGCTCTTACATACATCCGATCTCTCACGGCCAGCGCGCAAATGGGCGCCTTTGAGTGTCTCGTCAAAGCATGCATTGAAGAACGGTACCTGGGGGGCGTGTGGCGTCTGAGTAATCTTCCCTTTACTGACCGCGAGGGAGATTTGCTGCAACAGGCTCTGGACGCTGTCAGCACTGACGAGGATCTCAACAACGACATTCTGGTTACCCGGGCTCTGCATCTGGGCCAGGTTCGAAAAGCAAAGAGTCTCATTAACCTGGCCGTGGCGaaacgaggaggagaggaAAAGTGGGGCGAGTACGAGGCCACGTTGGCGCTGTACTAG
- a CDS encoding uncharacterized protein (Compare to YALI0A06974g, similar to uniprot|O74885 Schizosaccharomyces pombe SPCC576.01c xanthine oxidase), which translates to MTADTLTAIPLPDAPLGATIQLPTGITDPADLNDADFQKLKEALMTYSVVVIPDQAKLKPSSQYAITKRMDPSCGEGAYGHSKEFRHKQSVLAKDGHSVPHQPQVQILGQGTHYNHEGVDQLTLTHPIHDTFHKNVLTDEEKAQGYTRFYRWHIDSALYGLSPPVCTTLLGIDVPPSSKHQKVKYTDTGDELELTQAATCFVSGANAFKLLSPEDQKLALESTVVYAPHPYIFISPAKATDDGLTMVSEGKEMDLEKLPEWEESKVKRLPMVWTNPVTGEHHLQAHGCCVHKIERKNGEVLQLEDARKELYRIMRPNIDPKYVYAHSWKAGDLVLFHNQGVWHSVTGQFAPDEKRLMHQCNIASGVDPVCNA; encoded by the coding sequence ATGACAGCAGACACTCTCACGGCAATTCCTCTGCCCGACGCTCCTCTGGGAGCCACCATCCAGCTGCCCACCGGCATCACCGATCCGGCGGATCTGAACGACGCCGACttccagaagctcaaggaggcgcTCATGACATACTCCGTGGTGGTGATCCCCGACcaggccaagctcaagCCATCGTCGCAGTACGCCATCACCAAGCGAATGGATCCTTCCTGCGGAGAGGGAGCATACGGCCACTCCAAGGAGTTCCGACACAAGCAGTCCgtgctggccaaggacggtCATTCAGTGCCCCACCAGCCCCAGGTCCAGATTCTCGGCCAGGGAACCCACTACAACCACGAGGGCGTCGACCAGCTGACCCTCACCCACCCCATCCACGACACCTTCCACAAGAACGTGCTCACCGACGAAGAAAAGGCCCAGGGATACACCCGGTTCTACCGATGGCACATTGACTCGGCACTGTACGGACTTTCCCCCCCTGTCTGCACCACTCTGCTCGGAATCGACGTGCCCCCTTCCTCCAAGCACCAGAAGGTCAAGTACACCGACACCGGCGACGAGCTCGAGCTGACCCAGGCCGCCACCTGCTTTGTGTCTGGCGCCAATGCATtcaagctgctgtcgcCAGAGGACCAGAAGCTGGCTTTGGAATCTACCGTCGTCTACGCTCCCCACCCTTACATCTTCATCTCGCCTGCCAAGGCTACTGATGATGGTCTGACTATGGTCAGCGAGGGCAAGGAGATGGATCTCGAAAAGCTGCCCGAATGGGAGGAAAGCAAGGTCAAGCGACTGCCCATGGTCTGGACCAACCCCGTCACCGGCGAGCATCATCTGCAGGCCCACGGCTGTTGTGTCCACAAGATTGAGCGAAAGAACGGCGAGGTTTTGCAGCTCGAGGACGCTCGAAAGGAGTTGTATCGAATCATGCGACCCAACATTGATCCCAAGTACGTCTATGCCCACTCGTGGAAGGCCGGCGATCTGGTGCTGTTCCACAACCAGGGTGTTTGGCACTCCGTCACCGGTCAGTTTGCTCCTGACGAGAAGCGACTCATGCACCAGTGCAACATTGCTTCTGGAGTTGATCCCGTGTGCAACGCCTAA
- a CDS encoding uncharacterized protein (Compare to YALI0A07018g, similar to uniprot|P32790 Saccharomyces cerevisiae YBL007c SLA1 cytoskeleton assembly control protein, similar to Saccharomyces cerevisiae SLA1 (YBL007C); ancestral locus Anc_4.108): MPSLFHGVYQALYDYEARTEDELTFSENSLLYLLEKSSTDEWLKAKKAGPAGTNEIGLVPLTYIEPAPAKRQAYALYDYDKQTEEELTFKEGDALTVYDDSDSEWLLVCRGGDEYGFVPANYTGDAPPSAAPAPVAAIPTPVAAIPTPAGQPTTPITKDSPLPPLPKDAFPPPPQAYRPPASTTHASTEPVYANGRDEESPPPMPARPGGSGNGSGRPSSGAGDSRSRGSSVSRSRNASSANDKPSSSSANFFTWPVQEVDGRKKRKATLAIGNGMIMFSPERSSGQPQQWPVKDLVNYNSEKKHVFLDFKHPTVSFDLHLGSKDTADEVIYALGELAGAYNSSGLTEVMMAANSAGQKLGKVLYKFDAQGRDEVSVEEGENVFIIDDTKSRDWWMVKNSSGVAGVVPSSYIEIAPSEKTLKKVVDQQRKASGSSRDKSRDRSRDDRSRDRADKRSSRSSRDAPKSKPDPRKVRTWTDRSGAFKVDAALLGCVDGKIHLHKVNGVKIAVACSKMAIEDLEYVEDVTGVDLEEDKPLSRDRGGSSRDRRRSTSRSDRRKSSSGAASSANAPKPTPESDYDWFGFFLDCGVDVHACQRYATSFTRDQMDESILPEVTPSTLRSLGLKEGDILRVTKKLDEKYGRSGTGTSASTPVGGNPSGGLFSDTTGALKNNTSKTLTKADDTDPWSSLDKQQAPPQQQAPPVQQQPPVQQQPIQAQPTAPIQQQPIQAQPTAPIQPVRTGSINDLMNIKPLQPTPTSSNLQTQATGGIMQPIQQQYTQQPMSQSTSALPQQSMNTGILPQTTGPLQQSLTGSAPVQNPFLTGGPNTLLSQQTGGLVGVPTGGLVGVPTGGLQGVPTGYTAQNVLGMNQPANTGGYSMNAITNALAGASLNKQQQQQQPMVQQLTGGSMFGQQPMQQQLTGSSIFQQQPMQQQFTQQQPMQQQFTQQQPMSQQLTGGSIFNSQPQQPFQQQPMQPQQTSFQQQQPFSTGASASPFGSQPTTPFGQPQQSAGLSYFNNIQPLQQQQAFGQQMQPQQTFQPQQPFQQPFQQPFQQQQQQPFQQQQQQPFQQQQQQPCSSSSRLVACSRSLPALVLETARHPLEACSLNRPEHLPLLLVSSRYSPPPRVVSEPTWPLPLLTIPLVFERLCMNNVMIM, translated from the coding sequence ATGCCGTCTCTGTTCCACGGCGTGTACCAAGCGCTCTACGACTATGAGGCTCGTACGGAGGACGAATTGACCTTTTCCGAGAACTCGCTTCTCTACCTTTTGGAAAAGTCGTCGACCGACGAGTGGTTAAAGGCCAAAAAAGCTGGACCTGCGGGCACCAACGAAATCGGACTGGTTCCCTTGACTTACATTGAGCCGGCGCCGGCCAAACGACAAGCCTATGCTCTTTACGACTACGACAAACAGAcagaggaggagctgaccTTCAAGGAGGGAGACGCACTGACAGTCTACGATGACAGTGACAGTGAATGGTTGCTGGTGTGCCGCGGAGGAGACGAGTACGGATTTGTGCCTGCAAACTACACCGGCGACGCTCCGCCATCCGCGGCCCCTGCCCCCGTGGCTGCTATTCCCACGCCTGTTGCCGCCATTCCCACCCCCGCTGGCCAACCGACGACGCCCATCACCAAAGACTCACCActacctcctcttccaaaGGATGCCTTCCCCCCGCCCCCACAAGCGTACCGACCGCCTGCCTCGACCACCCATGCGTCCACCGAGCCCGTCTACGCCAACGGACGGGACGAAGAGTCTCCCCCTCCCATGCCTGCCCGACCAGGCGGAAGCGGAAATGGAAGTGGACGGCCCTCTTCGGGAGCAGGCGACAGCCGAAGCCGAGGCTCGTCCGTGTCTCGATCTCGAAACGCTTCCTCTGCAAATGACAAGCCTTCCTCGTCTTCTGCCAACTTCTTCACATGGCCTGTCCAGGAGGTGGACGGACGgaaaaaacgaaaagcGACTCTGGCGATTGGCAACGGCATGATCATGTTCTCCCCGGAGCGATCGTCCGGACAGCCCCAACAATGGCCAGTCAAGGATCTCGTTAACTACAACAGCGAGAAGAAACATGTGTTTCTAGACTTTAAGCACCCCACCGTCTCGTTTGATCTGCACCTGGGAAGCAAAGATACCGCTGACGAGGTGATCTACGCCCTTGGCGAACTCGCAGGAGCCTACAACTCTTCGGGACTCACCGAGGTAATGATGGCAGCCAACTCGGCCGGCCAGAAGCTCGGAAAGGTGCTGTACAAGTTTGACGCTCAGGGTCGAGACGaggtgtctgtggaggagggcgaGAATGTGTTCATTATAGATGACACAAAGAGCCGGGACTGGTGGATGGTGAAAAACTCGTCTGGAGTCGCTGGTGTCGTCCCCAGTAGCTACATTGAGATTGCGCCCAGCGAAAAGACCCTCAAAAAGGTAGTTGACCAGCAGAGGAAGGCCAGCGGCTCGTCGCGTGataaatcacgtgaccgatCCCGTGACGACCGGTCTCGAGATCGAGCGGACAAGCGATCGTCTCGATCTTCCAGAGACGCTCCCAAGTCCAAGCCTGATCCTAGAAAGGTGCGAACTTGGACCGATCGGTCCGGTGCATTCAAGGTAGACGCCGCTCTGCTTGGATGTGTGGACGGCAAGATCCATCTGCACAAGGTCAACGGTGTCAAAATTGCCGTGGCCTGTTCCAAAATGGCCATTGAGGACTTGGAGTATGTGGAGGACGTGACGGGcgttgatctggaggaggacaagccCCTTTCTCGAGATCGGGGCGGATCTTCGCGAGACCGACGACGGTCCACCTCTCGGTCCGACCGGCGAAAGTCGTCATCGGGAGCAGCGTCTTCTGCAAACGCTCCCAAGCCAACTCCCGAGTCGGACTACGACTGGTTCGGATTCTTTTTGGATTGTGGAGTCGACGTGCATGCCTGTCAGCGATATGCCACCTCGTTCACACGAGATCAGATGGACGAGTCGATTCTGCCTGAAGTGACTCCCTCCACTCTGCGATCTCTGGGTCTCAAGGAAGGTGATATTCTGCGAGTCACCAAAAAGCTTGACGAAAAGTACGGTCGAAGCGGCACTGGTACTTCTGCCAGCACTCCTGTGGGCGGCAACCCCTCCGGTGGCCTGTTCTCAGACACCACTGGTGCTCTGAAGAACAACACCAGCAAGACTCTTACCAAGGCAGACGATACCGATCCCTGGTCGTCTCTGGATAAGCAGCAGGCTCCTCCCCAGCAACAGGCGCCCCCagttcagcagcagccccccgttcagcagcagcctaTCCAGGCTCAGCCCACAGCTCCTattcagcagcagcccatTCAAGCTCAGCCTACTGCTCCCATCCAGCCTGTTCGAACCGGCTCCATCAACGATCTGATGAACATCAAGCCTCTGCAGCCCACCCCGACATCTTCCAACCTGCAGACACAAGCTACTGGTGGTATCATGCAGCccatccagcagcagtacaCCCAGCAGCCAATGTCCCAGTCCACGAGTGCTCTCCCTCAGCAGAGCATGAACACCGGCATTCTTCCCCAGACCACTGGGCCACTACAACAGTCTCTTACCGGATCTGCTCCCGTGCAGAATCCTTTCCTAACTGGTGGTCCCAACACTCTTCTCAGTCAGCAGACTGGTGGGCTGGTTGGTGTCCCCACCGGCGGTCTTGTTGGTGTCCCCACAGGTGGACTTCAGGGCGTTCCTACCGGTTACACTGCTCAGAATGTTCTTGGCATGAACCAGCCTGCAAACACGGGCGGGTACTCCATGAATGCCATCACCAACGCTCTTGCCGGTGCTTCCCtcaacaagcagcagcagcagcagcagcccatGGTCCAGCAACTTACCGGAGGCAGCATGTTTGGCCAACAGCccatgcagcagcagctgacGGGCTCCAGCattttccagcagcagcccatGCAACAGCAGTTCacccagcaacaaccaaTGCAACAGCAGTTCactcaacagcagccaaTGTCGCAGCAGCTCACTGGTGGCAGCATTTTCAATTCTCAGCCGCAGCAGCCttttcagcagcagcctaTGCAACCTCAGCAGACTTccttccagcagcagcagccctTTTCCACTGGAGCTTCTGCTTCGCCGTTTGGAAGCCAGCCTACTACTCCTTTCGGACAGCCCCAGCAGTCTGCCGGTTTGAGCTACTTTAACAACATCCAGcctctgcagcagcagcaggcgTTTGGTCAACAGATGCAGCCGCAGCAGACCTTCCAGCCGCAGCAGCCTTTCCAGCAGCCTTTCCAGCAGCCtttccagcaacagcagcagcagcctttccagcagcagcaacaacagcctttccagcagcagcagcagcagccctgcagcagcagcagccgtTTGGTGGCCTGCAGTCGCAGCCTACCGGCTTTGGTTTTGGAAACAGCTCGTCACCCTTTGGAGGCATGCAGTCTCAACAGACCGGAGCACCTTCCACTTCTTTTGGTCAGCAGCCGCTACAGCCCACCGCCACGGGTCGTCAGCGAGCCAACCTGGCCTCTGCCACTCCTAACAATCCCTTTGGTTTTTGAGAGGCTATGTATGAATAATGTTATGATAATGTAA
- a CDS encoding uncharacterized protein (Compare to YALI0A06952g, no similarity) has protein sequence MLELFMSLFAVSIIKVRDTDCQTVRQSGSQIVRLSDCQTVRLSDCQTARLSEIIFLTDSFPQTPRQTPTDSERNRQTLPEVTDSRRCRFIFCLTFHHNCL, from the coding sequence ATGTTGGAGCTGTTTATGTCCCTCTTCGCCGTCTCCATAATAAAAGTTCGAGATACAGACTGTCAGACAGTTAGACAGTCAGGCAGTCAGATTGTCAGATTGTCAGATTGTCAGACTGTCAGACTGTCAGATTGTCAGACTGCCAGATTGTCAGAGATTATCTTTCTGACAGACTCTTTCCCGCAGACTCCCCGACAGACTCCGACAGACTCCGAAAGAAACCGACAGACTCTTCCCGAGGTCACGGACAGTCGTAGATGTAGGTTTATATTCTGTCTGACTTTTCATCACAACTGTTTATGA
- a CDS encoding uncharacterized protein (Compare to YALI0A07084g, similar to Saccharomyces cerevisiae TOM20 (YGR082W); ancestral locus Anc_3.410, similar to uniprot|P35180 Saccharomyces cerevisiae YGR082w TOM20 mitochondrial outer membrane import receptor subunit translocase of outer membrane 20 kD subunit) produces MPSTATVVTSALAVGALSYVVYFDYQRRHNADFRRKLKKSNRDLEKAEAAHATAKKNEIKQQIIKKLDASLASQQIPSGMKEKEEFFLAQVTQADEFAQANDIENAAIAYYKALSVYPVPTDLLGIYEQSVKQPILELVLQMISARTPESLLASLGAKLDASVE; encoded by the coding sequence ATGCCTTCCACCGCCACCGTTGTGACCTCCGCCCTGGCCGTGGGCGCCCTGTCGTACGTTGTCTACTTTGACTACCAGCGACGACACAACGCCGACTTCCGACgaaagctcaagaagagcaaccgagatctggagaaggctgaAGCTGCCCATGCcaccgccaagaagaacgaaatcaagcagcagatcatcaagaagctcgacGCCTCGTTGGCATCCCAGCAGATCCCCTCCGGcatgaaggagaaggaggagttttTCCTGGCCCAGGTGACCCAGGCCGACGAGTTTGCCCAGGCCAACGACATCGAGAACGCCGCCATTGCCTACTACAAGGCTCTGTCCGTCTACCCCGTGCCCACCGACCTTCTGGGAATCTACGAGCAGTCCGTCAAGCAGCCCATTCTGGAGCTCGTCCTGCAGATGATCTCTGCCCGAACCCCCGAGTCTCTGCTCGCCTCTCTGGGAGCCAAGCTCGATGCTTCCGTCGAGTAA
- a CDS encoding uncharacterized protein (Compare to YALI0A06996g, similar to Saccharomyces cerevisiae CCL1 (YPR025C); ancestral locus Anc_7.431, similar to uniprot|P37366 Saccharomyces cerevisiae YPR025c CCL1 TFIIH subunit (transcription initiation factor) cyclin C component), giving the protein MTSTTASSKATKTVTDDDIYRQSSQFKKWSFTPTQLAARRLQTNTNGREFVKQSFLAADLDPAMAKILSVDEELTMVNYMCSQSEGIAQVLNLPSKVKATAVLFFKKFFLINSVMVYSDPVKVLHTCFFLATKAENHFFSINQFCKYTGAVAKDVLQLEFVVMQSMLFSLSAQSAYTPLHGFYLDIQTSLPHVPASTVGSLYDGARKYVSLSFLTDANFLFTPPQISLAAMMCTNSQITEQYLRVKMSDPAQFNLTTKLVQECVDMLQKVDKPTKEYVQEIGKKLRSCDVEKTKARLLKRKLKEQGEGDAKKQKLDSETPQPPDMSNSASTEPASAEASASASASTTDASAPASASASASASTEQS; this is encoded by the coding sequence ATGACAAGCACTACAGCATCATCCAAGGCCACAAAAACGGTCACGGACGACGATATTTACCGGCAATCGTCGCAGTTCAAAAAATGGTCGTTTACGCCGACGCAACTGGCAGCTAGACGGCTTCaaaccaacaccaacggcCGCGAGTTTGTCAAACAGTCGTTTCTAGCGGCGGATCTCGATCCCGCCATGGCCAAAATCCTCTCTGTTGACGAGGAACTTACCATGGTCAATTACATGTGTTCTCAGAGCGAGGGAATTGCCCAAGTTCTCAATCTACCTTCTAAAGTGAAGGCAACAGCTGTACTCTTCTTCAAAAAGTTTTTCCTCATCAACTCCGTCATGGTGTACAGTGACCCCGTCAAGGTCTTGCATACgtgtttctttttggccACCAAAGCCGAGAATCACTTCTTTTCCATCAACCAGTTCTGCAAATACACTGGAGCGGTGGCCAAGGACGTTTTGCAACTCGAGTTTGTGGTGATGCAGTCGATGCTGTTTTCTTTGAGCGCCCAGAGCGCATACACTCCCTTGCATGGCTTCTATCTCGACATCCAGACGTCGCTGCCCCACGTTCCTGCCTCGACAGTCGGGTCTCTGTACGATGGAGCCAGAAAGTACGTGTCTCTGAGCTTTCTAACCGACGCAAATTTCCTCTTTACCCCTCCGCAAATCTCGCTCGCGGCCATGATGTGCACAAATAGCCAGATAACCGAGCAGTATTTGCGAGTGAAGATGAGCGACCCAGCGCAGTTCAACCTGACCACAAAGCTGGTTCAGGAGTGCGTTGACATGCTGCAAAAGGTGGACAAGCCGACCAAGGAGTATGTGCAGGAGATTGGAAAGAAGCTGCGGTCGTGTGACGTGGAGAAAACCAAGGCGAGATTGCTGAAACGCAAGCTTAAGGAGCAGGGAGAGGGCGACGcaaagaagcagaagctggacTCGGAaactcctcagcctccagACATGTCCAATTCCGCTTCTACTGAGCCTGCATCCGCAGAGGCTTCTGCTTCGGCGTCTGCATCGACAACAGATGCTTCTGCTCCGGCGTCGGCGTCTGCGTCTGCGTCTGCGTCCACTGAACAGTCCTAA
- a CDS encoding uncharacterized protein (Compare to YALI0A06930g, weakly similar to uniprot|Q96QF7 Homo sapiens NAAR1 Putative nuclear protein), with translation MVSLSTSATFAILASLVAAQNPIVASLANQIVDGIAAAKTDDSVSPEQATSELQAVLEVVTKNPDMIGLFSKAMPVAMAGLNDDNLPELLSAAGQSLAAFEGSPDYAKVSNGLHSALPHYDVPKAMANVENNLGRVMAIVTPNLPQLTPKIPEQWSRATMRVQALAQDLGLAGNAPNFAAEDDAAPTATGDAKPEATGDSQDDSNVEDDSNVEDDSNVEDDSNVEDDSNVEDDSNDDIVNDTTDKQVVDDSDDSTVVDDSSSIVDDSSSISDDSSPSKSSPSNSTMGPSIPNGNGIDQANTGSSFNTQLAAGVAVVAAFAALI, from the coding sequence ATGGTTtctctctccacctccgcCACTTTTGCCATTCTGGCCTCTCTTGTTGCCGCCCAGAACCCCATTGTGGCCTCTCTGGCTAACCAGATTGTCGACGGCATTGCTGCCGCCAAGACGGACGACTCCGTGTCTCCCGAGCAGGCCACCTCCGAGCTCCAGGCCGTTCTGGAGGTTGTCACCAAGAACCCCGACATGATCggtctcttctccaaggccATGCCCGTTGCCATGGCCGGCCTGAACGACGACAACCTGCCCGAGCTTCTGTCTGCCGCCGGCCAGTCCCTGGCTGCCTTTGAGGGCTCTCCCGACTACGCCAAGGTCTCCAACGGTCTGCACTCTGCCCTGCCCCACTACGATGTTCCCAAGGCCATGGCCAACGTCGAGAACAACCTGGGTCGAGTTATGGCAATCGTCACCCCCAACCTGCCCCAGCTGACTCCCAAGATCCCCGAGCAGTGGAGCCGAGCCACCATGCGAGTTCAGGCTCTTGCCCAGGACCTTGGTCTTGCCGGAAACGCCCCCAACTTTGCCGCCGAGGATGATGCCGCTCCCACTGCCACTGGCGATGCCAAGCCCGAGGCGACCGGTGATTCTCAGGACGATTCCAATGTCGAGGACGATTCCAACGTCGAGGACGATTCCAACGTCGAGGATGACTCCAATGTCGAGGACGACTCCAACGTTGAGGACGACTCCAACGATGATATCGTCAACGACACCACCGACAAGCAGGTCGTCGACGACTCCGACGACTCCACCGTTGTCGACGACTCCTCTTCCATCGTCGACGactcctcgtccatctccGACGACTCCTCTCCTTCCAAGTCCTCTCcttccaactccaccatggGCCCCTCTATCCCCAATGGAAACGGTATTGACCAGGCCAACACTGGCTCTTCTTTCAACACCCAGCTGGCTGCCGGTGTCGCCGTCGTTGCTGCCTTCGCCGCTCTCATTTAG
- a CDS encoding uncharacterized protein (Compare to YALI0A06908g, similar to Saccharomyces cerevisiae POA1 (YBR022W); ancestral locus Anc_3.222, similar to uniprot|P38218 Saccharomyces cerevisiae YBR022w unknown function) yields MGYRLSALTYVQGDLFEESPRPAVLAHACNCLGSWGSGVAAGFKQKFPGAFVEYKRHCDKYSDDNSALLGTCQLIETHDAQTGELVYVACLFTSVRFGARVDGPEQIVKQTKLAMQDLQKQLAKMSGPIDGNSTVHMPKINAGLFRVPWRDTEKVLEEVGQPCTVYVID; encoded by the coding sequence ATGGGATACAGACTTTCGGCGCTGACATATGTGCAGGGCGACCTGTTTGAGGAGTCGCCGCGACCGGCCGTACTTGCACATGCGTGCAACTGTCTGGGATCGTGGGGCTCCGGAGTGGCAGCCGGCTTCAAGCAAAAGTTCCCCGGGGCCTTTGTGGAGTACAAGCGACACTGCGACAAATACTCGGACGATAACTCGGCGCTTCTGGGCACCTGCCAGCTGATTGAGACGCACGACGCGCAGACCGGCGAATTGGTTTATGTGGCTTGTCTGTTTACTTCTGTGCGTTTTGGAGCGCGTGTGGACGGCCCCGAGCAGATTGTGAAACAGACTAAACTAGCCATGCAGGATCTCCAGAAGCAGTTGGCGAAAATGTCAGGTCCAATTGACGGCAACTCGACCGTCCACATGCCCAAGATCAACGCTGGGTTGTTCCGAGTGCCCTGGAGAGACACGGAaaaggtgctggaggaagTTGGCCAGCCCTGCACTGTTTACGTCATTGATTAG